In Neorhizobium sp. NCHU2750, a single genomic region encodes these proteins:
- a CDS encoding LuxR family transcriptional regulator — MSKLETATELMNLDVDIDEVAGLKTQFDVFRFVKRLAESYGYRNFMVLNLPPSTARGLAGSAIINNWPAELVSLFDREGLLQSSHVVRRLRRSTTPFFYDLEEIPAEAEGPDMREIFGRFGIVRGGCFPVSDAAGARGAVVIGGTGPSLNRQQMMELTYASIHIFDKLAEIRNLDIRPAELLTEREVDCLNWTAAGKTSAEIAEILGLSEHTVNHYLNRAAKKLDTVNRTQAVAKALRIGLIK, encoded by the coding sequence ATGTCCAAGTTGGAAACCGCCACCGAACTGATGAATCTCGACGTCGATATCGACGAAGTCGCCGGGCTGAAGACGCAATTCGACGTGTTCCGCTTCGTCAAGCGACTGGCGGAATCATACGGCTACCGCAATTTCATGGTTCTCAATCTGCCGCCGTCGACGGCGCGCGGCCTTGCCGGCAGCGCCATCATCAACAACTGGCCGGCAGAGCTCGTTTCGCTTTTCGATCGCGAAGGCCTGCTGCAGTCGAGCCACGTCGTGCGCCGCCTTCGCCGTTCGACCACGCCCTTCTTCTATGATCTCGAAGAGATCCCGGCCGAGGCCGAAGGTCCTGACATGCGCGAGATCTTCGGCCGTTTCGGCATCGTCCGTGGCGGATGCTTTCCGGTTAGTGACGCAGCTGGCGCGCGCGGCGCGGTCGTCATCGGCGGCACCGGCCCGAGCCTCAATCGTCAGCAGATGATGGAACTGACCTATGCCTCCATCCATATCTTCGACAAGCTGGCCGAAATCCGCAATCTCGATATCCGCCCCGCAGAGCTTCTGACCGAACGCGAAGTCGATTGCCTCAACTGGACGGCCGCCGGCAAGACCAGCGCCGAAATTGCCGAGATCCTTGGCCTCTCCGAACATACCGTCAATCATTACCTCAATCGCGCCGCCAAGAAGCTCGATACCGTCAACCGCACCCAGGCGGTGGCCAAGGCCTTGCGCATCGGCCTGATCAAGTAG